A single window of Flagellimonas maritima DNA harbors:
- the asnS gene encoding asparagine--tRNA ligase, whose protein sequence is MKSYSIKELLNKQPIGDSVEINGWVKTFRSNRFIALNDGSTIHNLQCVVDFENFNENLLKQITTGAALKINGILVESQGRGQSVEIQATDVFVHGTADSETYPIQPKKHSLEFLREKAHLRVRTNTFSAVMRVRSALAFAIHSYFQQNGFYYMHAPIITGSDAEGAGEMFRVTTLDTKKPPLNDNGEVDYTQDFFGKETNLTVSGQLEAETYAMGLGKVYTFGPTFRAENSNTSRHLAEFWMIEPEMAFYDLDANMDLSENFIKWVLQYVLDNCKDDLEFLEKRLLDEEKSKPQHERSEMALIEKLRFVVDNNFKRVSYTEAIDILKNSKPNKKKKFQFPVNEWGVDLQSEHERFLVEKHFKCPVILFDYPAKIKAFYMRLNEDKKTVRAMDVLFPQIGEIAGGSQREERLEILQQKINELDIDEKELWWYLDLRRFGTAVHSGFGLGFERLVQFSTGMGNIRDVIPYPRTPQNAEF, encoded by the coding sequence ATGAAGTCTTATTCAATCAAAGAACTGCTCAACAAGCAGCCCATTGGAGATTCTGTTGAAATAAATGGATGGGTAAAAACTTTTAGGAGCAATAGATTTATTGCCCTAAACGATGGTTCTACCATACATAATTTACAGTGTGTCGTAGATTTTGAAAATTTTAATGAAAATCTTCTCAAACAGATTACTACGGGAGCAGCTCTGAAGATTAATGGCATACTTGTAGAGAGTCAAGGAAGAGGGCAAAGTGTAGAAATTCAAGCTACTGATGTTTTTGTTCATGGAACTGCAGATTCAGAAACATATCCCATACAGCCAAAAAAGCATTCTTTGGAATTTTTAAGGGAAAAAGCTCATCTTAGGGTGCGTACCAATACATTTTCTGCGGTAATGCGTGTTCGTTCTGCTCTTGCTTTTGCAATCCACAGCTATTTTCAACAAAATGGATTCTATTATATGCATGCGCCTATCATTACCGGTTCTGATGCAGAAGGGGCGGGAGAAATGTTCAGGGTGACTACTTTGGATACTAAAAAACCACCACTGAACGATAATGGGGAAGTAGATTACACCCAAGACTTTTTTGGAAAGGAAACCAATCTTACCGTATCCGGACAATTGGAAGCGGAGACTTACGCAATGGGACTAGGTAAAGTGTATACCTTTGGCCCAACATTTAGGGCTGAGAATTCGAACACGTCAAGGCACTTGGCCGAATTTTGGATGATTGAACCCGAAATGGCATTTTATGATTTAGATGCCAATATGGATCTATCCGAAAATTTTATCAAATGGGTATTGCAATACGTTCTTGACAATTGCAAAGATGATTTAGAATTTTTGGAGAAACGCCTCTTGGACGAGGAAAAGTCCAAGCCCCAACATGAACGTTCAGAAATGGCACTCATAGAAAAGCTCAGGTTCGTTGTGGATAACAATTTTAAGAGAGTGTCCTATACAGAAGCTATTGATATTCTAAAAAATAGCAAGCCGAACAAAAAGAAAAAGTTTCAATTTCCCGTCAACGAATGGGGAGTGGACCTTCAAAGCGAGCACGAGCGTTTTCTTGTAGAAAAGCATTTTAAATGCCCAGTTATTCTTTTTGATTATCCAGCAAAAATCAAAGCTTTCTATATGCGATTGAACGAGGACAAAAAAACGGTCAGGGCAATGGATGTCCTTTTCCCACAAATTGGTGAAATAGCCGGTGGATCCCAGCGCGAAGAACGTCTGGAAATCCTTCAGCAAAAAATAAATGAATTGGACATTGATGAAAAAGAGCTATGGTGGTATTTGGATTTAAGAAGGTTTGGTACCGCTGTGCACAGTGGATTTGGGCTCGGTTTTGAACGCTTGGTCCAATTTTCAACGGGAATGGGTAACATTAGAGATGTTATTCCTTATCCTAGAACCCCTCAAAATGCAGAGTTTTAA
- a CDS encoding efflux RND transporter permease subunit produces the protein MVAKLTKGFWQKVSRIILRNRILILLGVAAFTVFLAMQWKNMQFSNTEANILPDDHPATVQYNKFKNIFGEEGNAIVLAIRDSSLFTPSKFNRWNKLSKQLEAFPEIDFVVSTDNLKVLIKDNDKQEFVMEPFISTTPKTEEEIKKLKNQLFEELPFYDNLIYNPESGTIQTIAYLDKDIMNTAVRNEFILNDLADLVEGFEKETNLDVRISGMPYIRTWNTKSIVDEIGIFIGAALLVTSIIFFFFFRSFRATFISMFVVIIGVMWSFGILGLLRYEITILTALIPPLIIVIGIPNCVFLINKYQQEVKKHGNQALSLQRVISKIGNATLMTNITTASGFATFIILDSDLLKEFGIVASINIIGIFILSLLIIPIVYSFMPLPKTKHLKHLNKKWIDIFVNWMERMVRDYRIGVYITSIIVLILSIIGIYQIEITGSRIEDLPKNTHYFKDIRFFEEEFDGIMPMEIVVDTKRKNGALKPATLRRIDQLGNVIEETPELSKPLSVVNLVKYSKQAFYNGIPKYYQLPTSQENTFIMDVARKSSDDGNLLESFVDSTGQTARITTFMRDIKIDRMEEIEKSMLQSIDKIFPSERYNVFMTGKALLFLKGTRYLVKNLLLSLALAIGLISLFMAYLFRSFRMIIISLVPNLLPLVITAGLMGYLGVPIKPSTILVFSIAFGISVDDTIHFLAKYRQELAANRWQIKKSVYAALRETGVSMFYTSIVLFFGFSVFTISSFGGTKALGGLVSATLLFAMLANLILLPSLLLSLERSIANKAVLKKPQIDILPKDEINIKDK, from the coding sequence ATGGTAGCTAAGCTGACTAAAGGATTTTGGCAAAAAGTCTCTAGAATTATACTTCGTAACAGAATCCTTATTTTATTAGGGGTTGCAGCATTCACTGTTTTTTTGGCCATGCAATGGAAAAATATGCAGTTTTCCAACACAGAAGCCAACATCCTTCCAGATGACCATCCTGCTACTGTCCAATACAATAAGTTTAAGAACATTTTTGGGGAAGAGGGAAATGCCATAGTTCTTGCCATTAGGGATTCATCACTTTTCACACCAAGTAAATTCAACAGATGGAATAAACTCAGCAAACAACTCGAAGCTTTCCCAGAAATTGATTTCGTAGTTTCAACAGACAACCTTAAGGTTTTGATAAAGGACAATGACAAACAAGAATTTGTCATGGAACCATTTATCAGTACTACTCCAAAAACTGAAGAGGAAATAAAAAAACTCAAGAATCAACTTTTTGAAGAGCTTCCGTTCTACGATAACTTAATCTATAATCCCGAAAGCGGCACTATTCAGACGATTGCATATCTGGATAAGGATATCATGAACACGGCCGTTCGGAACGAATTTATTCTTAACGATCTTGCTGATCTTGTTGAAGGTTTTGAGAAAGAGACCAACTTAGATGTTCGCATTTCTGGCATGCCTTACATACGAACTTGGAACACGAAGTCAATCGTAGATGAAATAGGCATATTCATAGGAGCAGCCTTATTGGTGACATCGATTATATTTTTCTTCTTTTTTAGAAGCTTTAGGGCTACGTTTATCTCTATGTTCGTGGTGATAATCGGTGTAATGTGGTCCTTTGGAATATTGGGCTTACTACGGTATGAAATCACCATTCTTACTGCGTTGATTCCCCCTCTGATTATAGTTATTGGAATTCCTAACTGTGTATTCCTTATCAATAAATATCAACAAGAGGTAAAAAAACACGGCAATCAAGCACTATCATTACAGCGTGTTATTTCCAAAATAGGAAATGCCACTTTAATGACAAATATTACGACTGCATCAGGATTTGCAACATTTATCATTTTGGACAGTGACCTGCTCAAGGAATTTGGCATTGTAGCTTCAATTAATATTATTGGGATTTTTATATTGTCACTTTTAATTATTCCAATAGTCTACAGCTTCATGCCGCTCCCCAAAACAAAGCACCTAAAGCATTTGAATAAAAAATGGATAGACATTTTCGTCAACTGGATGGAGCGGATGGTAAGGGATTACAGAATCGGGGTCTATATCACTTCCATCATTGTTCTGATTTTAAGCATTATCGGTATTTATCAAATTGAAATTACGGGAAGTAGGATTGAGGATTTACCCAAAAACACCCATTACTTTAAGGATATCCGCTTTTTTGAAGAGGAGTTTGATGGGATTATGCCCATGGAAATCGTAGTGGATACCAAAAGAAAAAACGGTGCGTTGAAACCCGCAACCTTGAGACGTATTGATCAACTGGGAAATGTAATTGAAGAGACCCCTGAACTTTCCAAACCATTGTCCGTAGTAAATCTAGTTAAGTATTCCAAACAGGCTTTTTATAACGGAATTCCAAAATATTACCAGCTACCCACTTCACAAGAAAACACTTTTATTATGGACGTGGCCAGAAAATCTTCGGATGACGGCAACCTCCTTGAAAGTTTTGTGGACAGTACGGGCCAGACCGCTCGTATAACTACTTTTATGCGTGATATAAAGATTGATCGCATGGAAGAAATCGAGAAAAGCATGCTTCAGTCCATAGACAAAATCTTTCCCAGTGAACGCTACAATGTGTTTATGACGGGAAAAGCTTTGTTGTTTTTAAAGGGAACCAGATATCTCGTCAAGAATCTATTACTCTCTTTGGCATTGGCCATTGGACTCATTTCCCTTTTCATGGCCTACCTGTTCCGTTCTTTTAGGATGATTATAATTTCATTGGTGCCCAATCTTTTACCCTTGGTCATTACAGCTGGTTTAATGGGTTATTTGGGCGTTCCCATAAAACCATCTACTATCCTAGTGTTCAGTATCGCATTTGGAATTTCCGTGGATGATACAATTCACTTTTTGGCTAAATATCGTCAAGAGCTTGCTGCCAATCGTTGGCAAATCAAAAAATCGGTATATGCTGCTTTACGTGAAACTGGAGTGAGTATGTTCTATACTTCAATAGTATTGTTCTTTGGCTTTTCAGTTTTTACCATCTCCAGTTTTGGCGGAACAAAAGCATTGGGTGGATTGGTTTCGGCAACATTGCTTTTTGCTATGCTCGCCAATCTTATTTTACTCCCATCGCTTTTACTTTCCCTTGAACGAAGTATTGCCAACAAAGCTGTGCTTAAAAAACCACAGATTGACATCTTGCCCAAGGATGAAATAAACATAAAAGATAAATAG
- the frr gene encoding ribosome recycling factor produces MNEEVTFVLDSAKESMDGSISHLEKALVKIRAGKASPVMLSTVMVEYYGSVTPLSQVSNINTPDARTISVQPWEKNILSDIETAIMNSNLGFNPMNNGEMIIINVPPLTEERRVQLVKQAKSEAEDAKVSIRSARQEANKELKALDISEDLLKNAEVDVQELTDSYSKKVDAILSIKETEIMKV; encoded by the coding sequence ATGAATGAAGAAGTAACATTTGTACTTGACAGTGCTAAAGAAAGCATGGACGGGAGTATTTCCCATTTAGAAAAAGCTTTGGTCAAAATACGTGCTGGTAAAGCGAGTCCTGTAATGTTATCCACAGTTATGGTTGAGTATTATGGGTCCGTAACTCCGCTTTCCCAAGTATCCAATATCAATACTCCAGATGCAAGAACGATTTCCGTTCAACCATGGGAAAAGAATATTCTTTCCGATATTGAGACTGCCATTATGAACTCCAATTTAGGCTTTAACCCCATGAACAATGGGGAAATGATCATTATTAATGTTCCACCTTTGACCGAGGAACGAAGAGTTCAACTGGTAAAACAGGCCAAATCTGAAGCTGAAGATGCAAAAGTGAGTATCCGTAGTGCAAGACAAGAAGCCAATAAGGAATTAAAGGCATTGGATATATCAGAAGATCTTTTGAAGAATGCGGAAGTTGATGTTCAGGAATTAACTGATTCTTACAGTAAAAAAGTCGATGCCATACTTTCTATAAAGGAAACGGAAATTATGAAAGTTTAG
- the pyrH gene encoding UMP kinase: MQYKRILLKLSGEALMGEQQYGIDAQRLSEYAEDIKAVIEKGVEVAIVIGGGNIFRGLAGSGQGMDRVQGDHMGMLATVINGLALQSALELQGVETRLQSAIKINEVAEPFIRRRAMRHLEKGRVVIFGGGTGNPYFTTDSAAVLRAIEIKADVILKGTRVDGIYSSDPEKDKTATKFDSISFNEVLSKGLKVMDTTAFTLSQENELPIVVFDMNTRGNLMKIVSGENIGTVVNL; this comes from the coding sequence ATGCAGTACAAAAGAATTTTATTGAAACTTAGTGGCGAAGCCTTAATGGGTGAACAACAATATGGAATTGACGCTCAACGGTTATCCGAATATGCTGAAGATATAAAAGCCGTTATAGAAAAGGGGGTTGAAGTTGCAATAGTTATTGGTGGTGGCAATATCTTTAGAGGTTTAGCGGGGTCTGGCCAAGGTATGGATCGTGTACAGGGAGACCATATGGGTATGCTGGCAACAGTAATCAATGGACTGGCTCTGCAAAGTGCTCTTGAACTTCAAGGTGTGGAAACCAGACTGCAATCGGCAATCAAAATAAACGAAGTTGCAGAACCTTTTATTCGAAGAAGGGCCATGCGCCACCTTGAAAAAGGGAGAGTGGTCATTTTTGGTGGTGGTACGGGAAACCCATACTTTACCACAGATTCTGCAGCAGTATTGAGAGCTATTGAAATAAAAGCGGACGTAATCTTAAAAGGGACGCGTGTAGACGGTATTTATAGCTCTGACCCAGAGAAGGATAAGACTGCTACAAAGTTTGATTCCATTTCTTTCAATGAGGTACTTTCCAAAGGCTTGAAGGTTATGGATACCACTGCTTTTACACTAAGTCAGGAAAATGAACTCCCAATTGTTGTTTTTGATATGAACACGAGAGGAAACCTAATGAAAATAGTCTCCGGAGAAAATATTGGGACAGTGGTAAATCTTTAA
- a CDS encoding RNA polymerase sigma factor, with amino-acid sequence MLKVKNGDLDKLGLLYERYKKKLFGFFYNLGNNPSVSEDLVQNVFVRILKYKASYSGEGIFAAWMFSMARNVNYDYHKKTSSEKISRDVSPEDIKGKAEDYLNEAIEVDGNANMVRKALGMLPKEKREVLVLSKYREMKFSEIAKVIGCTEGAAKVRVHRALKDLRTIFLQMEIN; translated from the coding sequence ATGCTAAAAGTTAAAAATGGCGACTTGGATAAGTTGGGATTACTCTATGAACGATATAAAAAGAAATTGTTTGGCTTTTTCTATAATCTGGGCAATAATCCTTCTGTAAGTGAAGATCTGGTTCAAAATGTATTTGTTAGAATCCTCAAATACAAGGCATCTTATTCTGGGGAAGGAATTTTTGCGGCATGGATGTTCAGCATGGCAAGAAATGTAAATTATGATTATCACAAAAAGACTTCGAGCGAAAAAATTTCCAGAGATGTTTCACCAGAAGATATAAAGGGGAAAGCCGAAGATTATCTCAATGAGGCAATTGAGGTCGATGGTAATGCAAACATGGTAAGAAAAGCATTGGGAATGCTACCAAAAGAAAAAAGAGAGGTTTTGGTCCTGAGTAAATACAGGGAGATGAAATTTAGTGAAATTGCCAAGGTTATTGGCTGTACAGAAGGTGCTGCAAAAGTAAGGGTACATAGAGCACTGAAAGATTTAAGAACTATTTTTTTACAAATGGAAATTAATTAA
- a CDS encoding HEAT repeat domain-containing protein: MVNKEKFELLAMDYMIGAMCPNEKKAFEDFLDQNPEYNSQYQDLVDAWETINDLDTPEPSEKMDLVFFEMLSSKMEHKKEKRKSEIIKSLARIFRPQLAYGILLLGIGVGIGYYVNSLKNIGKAQTIVTNNETESIRQKLVLTLLEQPSANQRLQGVGEANKIIDVDETVVKALLQTLNNDSNVNVRLAAIASLTNYVENPLVRQGLVQSIPNQKSPLVQITLANLMVALQEKTSIEPFRELLKEKELDTTVKKKIMNSIESII; encoded by the coding sequence ATGGTCAATAAGGAAAAATTTGAACTACTGGCGATGGATTATATGATAGGAGCAATGTGCCCAAATGAAAAGAAGGCTTTTGAGGATTTTCTTGATCAGAACCCAGAATATAATTCGCAATACCAAGATTTAGTCGACGCATGGGAAACTATCAATGATCTAGATACTCCCGAACCTTCTGAAAAAATGGATTTGGTTTTTTTTGAAATGCTATCCAGTAAAATGGAACATAAAAAAGAGAAAAGGAAATCAGAAATTATTAAAAGTTTAGCAAGAATCTTTAGACCACAACTGGCTTATGGAATCCTCTTGTTAGGAATTGGTGTTGGAATAGGGTATTATGTAAATTCTTTGAAAAATATTGGCAAGGCTCAAACTATAGTAACAAACAATGAAACTGAGAGTATACGCCAAAAGCTTGTTCTCACACTTTTAGAGCAACCATCAGCTAACCAGAGGTTACAAGGGGTTGGCGAAGCGAATAAGATTATTGATGTGGATGAAACGGTGGTCAAGGCACTTTTACAGACACTGAACAACGACTCCAATGTAAATGTGAGATTGGCTGCGATAGCTTCTTTGACAAACTATGTTGAAAATCCATTGGTAAGACAGGGTTTGGTGCAATCGATTCCCAATCAAAAATCACCCTTGGTTCAAATTACTCTGGCTAATTTGATGGTTGCCTTACAGGAAAAAACTTCTATCGAGCCTTTTCGGGAATTGCTAAAAGAGAAAGAGTTGGATACAACGGTAAAGAAAAAAATAATGAACTCTATAGAATCTATAATCTAG
- a CDS encoding DUF4097 family beta strand repeat-containing protein, giving the protein MKQLILMVFLITFLGIQSCDAQQKKYEERIKEEVPLSNVTKNRLVIKNVFGSIAVEGYSGDNILIEVEKIISANTSKDLDLGKKELNLKIVKEQNLVILHPDAPYIEFDKKNLRYNWCNKNEEPPYEHQLNFKIKVPKSIQIDVSTVNDGEIFVENTNGNSIKVENINGGITLNNITGKTDVNCINGAVNISYKNNPEKASKYYSLNGDINISYQKALSANISFKSMNGELFTDFDINKQFMKTNKETGDRAKYKYEAKPVVQIGSGQVDFDFETLNGNVFIKKI; this is encoded by the coding sequence ATGAAACAGTTAATTTTAATGGTATTCCTTATCACTTTTTTGGGAATACAAAGCTGCGATGCGCAACAAAAAAAGTATGAGGAGCGAATAAAAGAGGAAGTGCCGCTTTCCAATGTTACTAAAAACCGATTGGTCATTAAGAATGTTTTTGGTTCCATAGCCGTAGAAGGGTATAGTGGAGACAACATATTGATAGAAGTGGAAAAAATTATTTCTGCGAATACCTCCAAGGATTTGGATCTGGGAAAGAAGGAGTTAAACCTCAAAATTGTTAAAGAGCAAAACTTGGTTATTCTACATCCCGATGCGCCCTATATTGAATTTGATAAAAAAAACCTTCGGTACAATTGGTGCAATAAAAATGAAGAACCTCCGTACGAACATCAGCTAAACTTTAAGATAAAAGTTCCCAAATCAATTCAAATTGATGTAAGTACCGTGAATGATGGTGAGATTTTCGTGGAAAATACCAATGGCAATTCAATAAAAGTGGAAAATATAAATGGAGGAATCACCTTGAACAATATTACGGGTAAAACTGATGTGAACTGCATCAACGGAGCTGTGAATATATCTTACAAAAATAACCCTGAAAAAGCGTCTAAGTACTATTCGCTAAACGGCGATATTAACATTTCATATCAGAAAGCACTTTCGGCCAATATTTCGTTCAAAAGTATGAACGGGGAACTATTTACCGACTTTGATATCAATAAACAGTTTATGAAAACAAATAAAGAAACTGGAGATAGGGCAAAATATAAATATGAAGCCAAACCTGTGGTTCAAATTGGTAGCGGTCAAGTTGATTTCGACTTTGAAACGCTTAACGGAAATGTATTCATCAAAAAAATATAA
- a CDS encoding DUF4097 family beta strand repeat-containing protein, producing MKNFKSITIIVALLMVSISSAQEKSIDLFSVPLSNPNNPGKLIIDQISGSIHVEAYEGNEVVIKASFGSEKNHYRDNVNKNGMKRISNTSLAISAEEKDNVVQVINEQWNKVTNLEVKVPKNFSLKLSTVNNGNISVKGVNGEMEISNVNGEITLKGVSGSASTDTVNGDIKIDFENITKDANMAFSSLNGDVAITFPSSLKADIKAKSDMGDIFTDFDMQVSSNKPEVNKNTSSGAYKVKIEQWVNGKINGGGPEMLFKTFNGDILIKSK from the coding sequence ATGAAAAACTTCAAATCAATAACAATAATAGTCGCATTGCTGATGGTAAGTATATCATCGGCCCAAGAAAAGAGTATCGATTTATTTTCGGTGCCTTTAAGTAATCCGAACAATCCAGGAAAACTGATAATCGACCAGATATCAGGCTCTATTCATGTTGAGGCCTATGAAGGGAACGAAGTTGTAATTAAAGCTTCTTTTGGAAGCGAGAAAAACCATTATAGGGACAACGTTAACAAAAATGGTATGAAACGTATTTCCAATACTTCACTGGCCATAAGTGCGGAAGAAAAAGATAATGTGGTACAGGTAATCAATGAGCAATGGAACAAGGTCACAAATCTGGAGGTGAAGGTTCCCAAAAACTTTTCCTTAAAACTATCTACAGTAAATAATGGTAATATTTCCGTAAAAGGTGTGAATGGCGAAATGGAGATCAGTAATGTGAACGGTGAGATTACTTTGAAAGGTGTAAGTGGATCAGCTTCTACAGACACCGTCAATGGAGATATAAAGATAGATTTTGAAAATATAACCAAAGATGCAAACATGGCGTTTAGCAGTCTTAATGGCGATGTGGCGATTACTTTCCCAAGTTCTTTAAAGGCGGATATTAAAGCAAAGTCTGATATGGGAGATATATTTACGGATTTTGATATGCAAGTTTCTTCAAATAAACCAGAAGTAAATAAAAATACTTCTTCAGGGGCTTACAAAGTCAAAATAGAGCAGTGGGTGAACGGAAAGATAAATGGAGGTGGTCCAGAGATGTTGTTCAAGACATTTAATGGGGATATTTTGATAAAATCCAAATAA
- the tsf gene encoding translation elongation factor Ts yields the protein MAKITAAEVNKLRKTTGAGMMDCKNALVEADGDFEKAIEILRKKGQKVAAKRADRDSSEGAAIAKVSSDNSSGVIISLNCETDFVAKNETFVTLANDLADLALSHDTKDSFLSTSFNGMTVAEKLTEQTGVIGEKIEIGSFEKLNAPFVGSYIHAGNKIATLVGLSANVDGAAVAAKDVAMQAAAMNPVALNEDGVDQSIIEKEIEIAKDQLRQEGKPEAMLDNIAKGKIKRFFKDNTLVNQDFIKDSKQSVAQYVKSVDSNLEVTGFARVALG from the coding sequence ATGGCAAAGATTACCGCCGCAGAAGTAAATAAATTAAGAAAGACTACCGGAGCTGGTATGATGGATTGCAAAAATGCTTTGGTCGAAGCCGATGGTGATTTTGAAAAGGCAATAGAAATCCTAAGAAAAAAAGGCCAAAAAGTTGCCGCAAAAAGAGCGGACAGAGATTCCTCTGAAGGTGCGGCTATCGCAAAAGTAAGTTCAGATAATTCCAGTGGTGTTATCATATCCCTGAATTGTGAAACTGACTTTGTTGCCAAAAATGAAACTTTTGTGACGTTGGCCAATGATCTGGCTGATCTGGCTTTGAGCCATGATACAAAAGATTCATTTTTAAGTACATCTTTTAATGGAATGACCGTTGCTGAAAAATTGACCGAACAAACCGGTGTTATCGGCGAAAAAATAGAAATAGGAAGTTTTGAGAAATTGAACGCTCCATTTGTTGGCTCATACATTCATGCCGGGAACAAAATTGCCACTTTAGTTGGTCTATCTGCCAATGTTGATGGAGCTGCAGTAGCTGCAAAAGATGTTGCAATGCAAGCTGCGGCAATGAATCCCGTTGCATTGAACGAAGATGGTGTTGACCAATCCATAATTGAAAAAGAGATTGAAATAGCCAAAGACCAATTACGTCAAGAAGGTAAGCCAGAGGCAATGTTGGATAATATCGCAAAAGGTAAGATAAAGCGATTTTTCAAAGACAATACGTTGGTAAATCAGGACTTTATAAAGGATAGCAAACAAAGTGTTGCACAATATGTAAAATCTGTTGATTCCAATTTGGAGGTTACAGGGTTTGCAAGAGTCGCTTTGGGGTAA
- the rpsB gene encoding 30S ribosomal protein S2 codes for MASKAEVKDLLEAGVHFGHLTRKWNPNMSPYIYMERNGIHVINLYKTVAKLEEANEALKKIAASGRKILFVATKKQAKDIVAEKVSNVNMPYITERWPGGMLTNFVTIRKAVKKMASIDRMKKDGTFNTLSKKERLQVDRLRAKLEKNLGSISDMTRLPGAIFIVDTMREHIAVKEAQKLNIPIFAMIDTNSDPRPIDYVIPANDDAGKSIEIIMTEVTNAVAEGLSERKNEKQDGKAEAKEASTTAKDETPAETKKPEAKKESAPIKEVVKDKAAEEKENTAPAKETVAKEPKAKKETTTKAKEEEPKTKKAKPAKADDLTKIEGIGPKAAEALTNNGIDTYAALAKADPEKIKEVLTEASSRMAHLDPTTWPKQAKMAADGKWDDLKEWQDSVKGGVE; via the coding sequence ATGGCAAGTAAAGCTGAAGTTAAAGACTTATTAGAAGCAGGGGTGCATTTTGGCCACCTCACAAGAAAGTGGAATCCAAACATGTCTCCATATATTTATATGGAGCGTAACGGAATTCACGTTATCAATCTCTACAAAACAGTTGCAAAACTGGAAGAGGCAAATGAAGCCCTTAAAAAAATTGCAGCATCGGGAAGAAAAATTCTTTTTGTAGCCACAAAAAAACAAGCAAAGGATATCGTTGCTGAAAAAGTATCCAACGTTAATATGCCCTACATCACTGAAAGATGGCCAGGGGGAATGTTGACCAATTTTGTGACCATTCGTAAAGCTGTCAAAAAAATGGCATCTATAGACCGAATGAAAAAAGATGGAACTTTTAACACGCTTTCTAAAAAAGAACGCCTACAAGTTGACCGTTTAAGAGCAAAATTGGAAAAAAACTTAGGTTCTATTTCTGATATGACCAGATTGCCAGGTGCCATCTTCATCGTTGATACCATGCGAGAGCATATTGCTGTAAAAGAAGCACAGAAATTAAACATTCCAATTTTTGCGATGATCGATACCAATTCTGATCCAAGACCTATCGACTACGTAATCCCTGCTAACGACGATGCTGGAAAATCCATTGAGATCATCATGACAGAGGTAACAAATGCAGTTGCCGAAGGATTATCAGAGCGTAAAAACGAGAAGCAAGATGGAAAAGCTGAAGCCAAAGAAGCATCTACCACGGCTAAAGACGAAACTCCAGCAGAGACTAAAAAACCAGAAGCTAAAAAGGAAAGTGCTCCAATTAAAGAGGTAGTTAAGGACAAAGCTGCTGAGGAAAAAGAAAATACTGCTCCCGCCAAGGAAACAGTAGCAAAAGAACCTAAAGCTAAAAAAGAAACTACAACCAAAGCAAAAGAGGAAGAGCCCAAAACCAAGAAAGCCAAGCCTGCCAAAGCTGACGACCTTACAAAAATAGAAGGTATTGGCCCAAAAGCTGCAGAAGCATTGACCAATAACGGTATTGATACTTATGCAGCACTTGCAAAAGCAGACCCTGAAAAAATTAAGGAGGTCTTGACAGAAGCAAGTTCCAGAATGGCACATCTTGACCCTACCACTTGGCCCAAACAAGCAAAAATGGCTGCTGATGGTAAATGGGACGATTTAAAGGAGTGGCAAGACAGTGTTAAGGGTGGAGTTGAATAA
- the rpsI gene encoding 30S ribosomal protein S9, with product MEVVHKIGRRKTAVARVYVSEGKGNITINKKDLEDYFTTATLQYKVKQPFALTENEDSYDVKVNVYGGGITGQAEAIRLALSRVMCEINEENRSVLKPEGLLTRDPRMVERKKFGQKKARKKFQFSKR from the coding sequence ATGGAAGTGGTTCATAAGATTGGCAGAAGAAAAACTGCTGTTGCAAGAGTATATGTTTCTGAAGGAAAAGGAAACATCACAATAAACAAAAAAGATTTAGAAGATTATTTTACCACAGCTACTTTGCAATATAAGGTAAAGCAGCCTTTCGCACTTACGGAAAACGAAGATAGCTATGATGTAAAGGTAAACGTATATGGTGGTGGTATAACCGGACAAGCTGAGGCCATTCGTTTGGCATTATCTCGAGTGATGTGCGAAATAAATGAAGAGAACAGAAGTGTTCTTAAGCCTGAAGGCCTTCTTACTAGAGATCCAAGGATGGTGGAAAGAAAGAAATTCGGTCAAAAGAAAGCACGTAAAAAATTCCAGTTCTCTAAACGTTAA